The genomic region CACGTCTGGGCACAGGTGTTAGTTGACGGTCAATGGTATGTCTGTGACTGTACCAGTTCCAGAAACTCATTCGGATATGTTGTAAACTGGAATACAAATTCCTTTTCATTGCACGGAATTTATTCAAGCCTGTCATTCTAGATTAGACTACAAAATTTAAAACATATGATTAATTTTATAATTAATCATTCTTTTTTTCTTATTTTTTCATTCTATTTAGGTATACCAAAACTTTTTTATACTTTTAACAATATAAATTAAATTAACTTATATTGCAAGGTGGTATAATGGCTGAGAACAAAAATATTAGTGAAAACATTGAAGAATATTTAGAAGTTCTCTATCGTAATGGAAGTAACGGAGAACAGGTTTCTACTACAACATTATCTAAAGATCTCGGTATTGCACCGGGTAGTGTTACTCAAATGCTTAAAAAACTTGAAGATTTGGGTTATATCAAATACACTCCTTATAAAGGTGCTGTTTTAACTCATGAAGGAATGAAAATAGCTCAAAAAATTACAAGAAAACACAGAATTTTAGAAAAATTCCTATTGGATGTTTTAAAAGTCAAAGAAGAAAATGTCCATGAACAGGCTTGTGAAATGGAACACACTTTATCTGATGAAGCTGAAAGGGCTTTATGTACCATGTTGCGTCATCCTGATTTATGTCCTGATAATCATATAATTCCAGCTTGTAATTTTGATTTTGGAAGTTGTCAGGAATGTTTTTCACAAAAAGACTTTGATCAGATTATGAACAGGAAATTTAATCTGTTGTCTGTTTCAGAGTTAACTTCCAGTACTGAAGGAACAGTC from uncultured Methanobrevibacter sp. harbors:
- a CDS encoding iron dependent repressor, metal binding and dimerization domain protein, with protein sequence MAENKNISENIEEYLEVLYRNGSNGEQVSTTTLSKDLGIAPGSVTQMLKKLEDLGYIKYTPYKGAVLTHEGMKIAQKITRKHRILEKFLLDVLKVKEENVHEQACEMEHTLSDEAERALCTMLRHPDLCPDNHIIPACNFDFGSCQECFSQKDFDQIMNRKFNLLSVSELTSSTEGTVSFIRGSSELLDEITDLNIKVGSHLTYEYNDNRIGNYYLVTIDDEELNISLEMANNIFIRI